Within Gammaproteobacteria bacterium, the genomic segment CAACAATCAATTCCAACGAGGTCCCCCGCCCTGCCGCCAACATCATCACCCCCATGATACTTTTGCCATTGACCTTCTGAGTCTTGCGCATAAGAGTAATCTCCGATTGGAAGCCGGAAGCTAAGGTAACAAACTTGGCTGCGGCCCGTGCATGGAGGCCAAGGCGATTGATGATAGCTATCTGAATTTGGCGCA encodes:
- a CDS encoding phosphocarrier protein HPr, encoding MRIRNFSGCSIGRIPDFPEFGEGHYFTTPLFSMRQIQIAIINRLGLHARAAAKFVTLASGFQSEITLMRKTQKVNGKSIMGVMMLAAGRGTSLELIVDGPDEDLAVEKLVALVENRFGEAE